The following are from one region of the Natrinema sp. HArc-T2 genome:
- a CDS encoding IS6 family transposase, with protein MQLANLLRESLDVDCDEVWENERTPTPVRVFGVRLHSMGLSVREVVAVLDLLGVDRSHGAVWNWTHDLAESQADPPAAAPSRVAVDEKQIEVDGKKKWLYAAIDTESKLLLEIDVYSRRGTDPAAAFLRRLTEKHDVSDTEFLVDGGGYLTALFRHDLSGQLNYTDRNHIEKWFQTVSMRIDRFHSFWRGSPASARRWLRRFRHHYNHDRPNQALDGRTPAQEVLN; from the coding sequence ATGCAACTTGCCAACCTGCTCAGAGAGAGCTTAGACGTGGATTGTGATGAGGTTTGGGAGAACGAGCGCACACCGACACCCGTCAGGGTGTTCGGGGTGCGCCTGCATTCGATGGGGTTGTCGGTGCGGGAAGTCGTCGCTGTGCTGGACTTACTTGGCGTCGATCGGTCTCATGGAGCAGTCTGGAACTGGACGCACGATCTTGCGGAGAGCCAGGCGGACCCGCCGGCGGCAGCGCCGTCGCGGGTCGCCGTCGATGAGAAACAGATCGAGGTCGATGGCAAAAAGAAATGGCTGTACGCGGCGATCGATACGGAGTCGAAGCTCTTGCTCGAAATCGACGTATACAGCCGCCGCGGGACCGATCCCGCGGCGGCATTTTTGCGTCGGCTAACCGAGAAACACGACGTGTCAGACACTGAGTTTCTGGTTGATGGCGGTGGCTATCTGACTGCTCTCTTTCGCCACGATCTGAGCGGTCAGCTCAACTACACAGACCGGAACCACATCGAAAAATGGTTCCAGACTGTGTCGATGCGAATCGACCGCTTTCACTCGTTTTGGCGGGGCAGTCCAGCCAGTGCACGTCGCTGGCTCAGACGGTTTAGACACCACTACAACCACGATCGGCCGAATCAAGCACTCGATGGCCGAACGCCAGCCCAGGAGGTGCTGAACTAG
- a CDS encoding ATP-binding protein, with protein sequence MSAGIVVAPDELPGFCLIDGVGLTSSGQRALGARQSERTGLSLPSPDHLAQYTGTGQTLCMPLTDDRQPYQNPFVLPPTLQDRHLFVIGDTGSGKSVLTTGAMLSNVEATDGPEILFDYKGGGTAEEYLQAHYTAHDGLEDVSYFDLTEILPALSIFDIKPLLDAGLSREEARSRIAGHYEEILAGLMGEEQYYGATESTKAIRNHLRALYDPIHGSDAISHKDLYRALQRTLSDQTPPPTSDERLTEYFAGLLERDRDVFNMVLGGAVARVELIATDDRLAPLFDHVHRAPTDEDDTESDETEPHFDFTDVIDDDTVVIFDFGGMEERIKHALTLVLLSNLWIALKARSGTSQTQQQPPRVNLYLEEAKDIAATQLVDTLLSQGRSFGLSLMLGVQFPGQLDSPDPSNHTYEEALNEIGTFVVGNVSIEDDLAKALATDDVPPTKVARRLAAIRHGEWLVRPAATFGTPAPRPFLGRSLPAPDGHPASETPLGDEQYQAFNTAFELTALETWNEAGLKYESNHPSTESGSSDEDTAEEASLRVDSLLPHTKRLPEYVSYDESIHALCCGSCENRYDPTIEGMKRSIECCRSLTDVEPADIPVCDINLKLTAEERDLSEWSDRQLLFLQTVYNAQQLRYDTLEYDLLHDSMIRLQEYVGIETDEIAPLLEADLLRHDTDHPHRLYTVSSEGRSTIGESYRKGVDYGHGVGDLDESSEHVLGVEVTRQHLEEAYAEDPESDVTEVIPYYELDDQHRLDLAGVDADGEIIVTAEVERINHDTRRAVPADFDKMAACEPEAALWVVMKQADGHKILSALNDPLEGPPRVEKTYAKTTPPQQFRIDTPGMTAVYPAEWLRDRSPDLP encoded by the coding sequence GTGAGCGCGGGGATCGTCGTCGCACCAGACGAACTCCCAGGGTTCTGTCTGATCGACGGCGTTGGCCTCACATCATCCGGCCAACGAGCACTCGGGGCTCGACAATCCGAACGAACCGGCCTTTCTCTGCCATCTCCGGATCACCTCGCACAGTACACGGGAACCGGACAGACGCTCTGCATGCCGCTGACTGATGACCGCCAACCCTACCAAAACCCGTTCGTTCTTCCACCAACACTTCAGGATAGACATCTCTTCGTCATCGGCGATACAGGCTCCGGAAAATCCGTCCTCACGACTGGTGCAATGCTGTCGAACGTCGAGGCCACAGACGGCCCTGAGATCCTCTTCGATTACAAGGGAGGGGGAACCGCCGAGGAGTACCTCCAAGCCCACTATACAGCACACGATGGCCTCGAGGACGTCAGCTACTTCGACCTCACCGAAATACTTCCTGCGCTGTCGATTTTCGACATCAAGCCGCTACTCGATGCCGGGCTTTCACGAGAAGAAGCACGCTCGAGAATCGCAGGCCATTACGAAGAGATCCTCGCGGGGCTAATGGGCGAAGAACAGTACTATGGAGCGACGGAATCGACAAAGGCGATTCGCAATCACCTTCGAGCGTTGTACGATCCGATTCACGGTTCGGATGCGATTTCACACAAAGATCTCTACCGGGCGCTCCAGCGTACACTGAGCGATCAAACACCGCCACCGACTTCGGATGAACGACTCACCGAGTATTTCGCTGGATTGCTCGAGCGCGATCGAGACGTCTTCAACATGGTTCTCGGCGGCGCCGTGGCTCGAGTCGAACTCATCGCGACCGATGATCGACTTGCACCACTGTTCGATCACGTCCATCGTGCTCCTACAGATGAAGACGACACTGAGAGTGACGAAACAGAACCCCACTTCGATTTCACAGACGTCATCGACGACGATACGGTCGTCATCTTCGATTTCGGCGGGATGGAAGAGCGGATTAAACATGCACTTACGCTCGTCTTGCTCTCGAATCTGTGGATCGCGCTGAAAGCCCGTTCAGGAACCTCTCAAACGCAACAACAGCCACCTCGAGTCAATTTGTACCTCGAGGAGGCGAAAGACATCGCCGCGACGCAACTGGTCGATACCCTCCTCTCACAAGGGAGATCGTTTGGCCTCTCCCTCATGCTCGGTGTTCAATTCCCCGGCCAACTCGACTCTCCAGATCCGTCGAATCACACCTACGAAGAAGCGCTCAACGAGATCGGAACGTTCGTCGTCGGCAACGTCAGCATCGAAGACGACCTGGCGAAGGCGCTCGCGACCGACGACGTTCCACCAACGAAGGTTGCCAGGCGGCTTGCAGCAATTCGTCATGGCGAGTGGCTTGTCCGCCCTGCAGCCACATTTGGCACACCAGCTCCACGACCGTTTCTCGGACGGTCACTGCCCGCTCCCGATGGACACCCCGCAAGTGAGACACCACTTGGCGACGAGCAGTATCAGGCCTTCAACACAGCATTCGAACTCACCGCACTCGAGACATGGAACGAAGCCGGACTCAAATATGAAAGCAACCATCCAAGCACCGAGAGCGGATCGAGTGACGAGGACACAGCGGAAGAAGCGTCACTCCGGGTTGACTCACTACTGCCACACACGAAGCGACTCCCCGAGTACGTGAGCTACGACGAATCGATACATGCTCTCTGTTGTGGATCATGTGAGAACCGCTACGATCCGACTATCGAAGGAATGAAGCGGTCGATTGAATGCTGTCGTTCACTCACAGACGTCGAGCCTGCTGACATCCCTGTCTGTGATATCAATCTCAAGCTCACAGCCGAAGAGCGAGATCTTTCTGAATGGAGTGACCGACAACTGCTCTTCTTACAAACGGTGTACAACGCACAGCAACTCCGGTATGATACGCTCGAGTATGATCTGCTCCATGACTCGATGATCAGACTGCAGGAGTACGTCGGGATCGAAACCGACGAGATCGCCCCACTGCTCGAGGCCGACCTCCTTAGACACGATACGGATCACCCACACCGTCTCTACACCGTCTCGTCAGAAGGCCGGTCTACAATTGGTGAAAGCTATCGCAAAGGCGTCGATTATGGCCATGGAGTCGGTGATCTTGATGAATCCAGTGAACACGTCCTTGGAGTCGAAGTCACCCGGCAGCATCTCGAGGAGGCGTACGCGGAGGATCCCGAATCGGACGTCACCGAAGTCATTCCGTATTACGAACTCGACGACCAGCATCGACTCGACCTTGCAGGTGTGGATGCCGATGGCGAGATTATCGTCACAGCCGAGGTTGAACGTATCAACCACGACACCCGACGCGCGGTGCCCGCCGATTTCGACAAGATGGCTGCTTGTGAACCCGAGGCCGCACTCTGGGTCGTCATGAAACAGGCCGATGGCCACAAAATACTCTCTGCGCTCAACGACCCGCTCGAGGGGCCTCCTCGAGTCGAGAAGACGTATGCAAAGACCACGCCACCCCAACAATTCCGGATCGACACACCTGGGATGACGGCTGTCTATCCTGCAGAGTGGCTCCGGGATCGCTCGCCGGATCTCCCGTAG